The following coding sequences are from one Bacteroidota bacterium window:
- a CDS encoding OmpA family protein — MKNTKNIIALLFLFVTVSTFAQSKREWLEYADAAYKNGDYKTAVTFYLKVVDKGTAVDYTRPYEAKPYTPPKKIKKDSASVPKDTTVITTSDPTEQYAIHQIADSYRLNHDYANAEIWFKKSVDNKPTDYPYERFWYGDALMKNQRYPGAAYQFEQVMTEAEGKDSAMFKQSKLKIAGCYLATDTANNKTGVIVTKIKDSLFNSGTASFAVNYYGDANTVQFTTARDGNTVLDPKKQDPKYVCDIYTLKKTNSGWTELAKVSGPANTEMHEGAGFLTLDRSNYFFTRWSTTNKNECAIYLSKNMNDRWLGAEKLNDNVNLAGYKTMHPSLSPDGSILYFSSNRPGGFGKMDLWYVNLDDDSRPVGSPINMGPLFNTSEDEVTPFFHYYTSTLYFSSNGHPGFGGLDIFKSSYNSDSLWSAPKNMGAPFNSSKEDSYFVLERSQRAGFLTSDREECKDCTGGACLKIYSIEKDPLVFDLKGTVYNAETNQVIANSMITLKDIRGDKEPFFLFTDADGNYFTALDEGMELYLKAQKNKFFGDAGNVTTLGLTESAHLVKDFFLSPIPSGDIVIPGIEYDLDKATLRPASKKILDDLADFLNLNNNLTVEINSHTDERGGDAYNMRLSQERAKSCVDYLISKGIAKERLLPQGYGETKLLIPKATTEEEHQKNRRTAFRPIKEGDIRTTK; from the coding sequence ATGAAAAACACGAAAAATATTATTGCCTTATTATTCCTGTTTGTGACTGTATCTACTTTTGCTCAAAGCAAAAGGGAATGGTTGGAATATGCTGATGCAGCTTACAAAAACGGAGATTATAAAACTGCTGTTACTTTCTATTTAAAAGTAGTAGACAAAGGAACAGCTGTAGATTATACACGCCCATACGAAGCAAAACCGTATACACCTCCTAAAAAAATTAAAAAGGACAGCGCAAGTGTTCCAAAAGACACAACCGTTATTACTACTTCTGACCCTACCGAACAATATGCGATTCATCAAATTGCAGACAGCTATCGTTTAAACCACGATTATGCAAATGCTGAAATTTGGTTTAAAAAATCAGTAGACAATAAACCAACGGATTATCCTTACGAACGTTTTTGGTATGGTGATGCATTGATGAAAAATCAACGTTATCCGGGTGCTGCGTATCAATTTGAGCAAGTGATGACCGAAGCAGAAGGAAAAGATTCTGCCATGTTCAAACAATCGAAATTAAAAATTGCTGGCTGTTATTTGGCAACAGATACTGCTAATAACAAAACAGGTGTTATCGTTACCAAAATAAAAGATTCGTTATTCAATTCCGGAACAGCTAGTTTCGCTGTGAACTATTATGGCGATGCAAACACCGTTCAGTTTACCACTGCACGTGACGGCAACACCGTTCTTGATCCAAAAAAACAAGATCCGAAATATGTTTGCGACATTTATACTTTAAAGAAAACAAATAGTGGCTGGACTGAATTAGCAAAAGTATCCGGACCGGCAAACACAGAAATGCACGAAGGTGCAGGATTCCTTACCTTAGACAGAAGTAATTATTTCTTCACCCGTTGGTCAACCACCAACAAAAACGAATGTGCAATCTATCTTTCAAAAAACATGAACGATCGATGGTTGGGTGCTGAAAAATTAAACGACAACGTAAACCTTGCAGGCTATAAAACCATGCATCCTTCTCTTTCTCCAGATGGAAGTATTTTATATTTCTCTTCCAACCGCCCGGGTGGTTTTGGGAAAATGGATTTATGGTATGTGAACCTAGATGATGATAGTCGTCCTGTTGGTTCACCAATCAACATGGGTCCTTTGTTTAATACATCAGAAGATGAGGTGACACCTTTCTTTCATTATTATACTTCAACCTTGTATTTCAGTTCTAACGGTCATCCTGGATTTGGTGGATTGGATATCTTCAAATCATCTTATAACAGCGATTCATTGTGGTCGGCTCCCAAAAATATGGGCGCACCTTTCAACTCTAGCAAGGAAGATTCCTACTTTGTTTTAGAGCGTAGTCAGCGTGCAGGCTTCTTAACATCCGACCGCGAAGAATGTAAAGATTGTACAGGTGGTGCTTGTTTAAAAATTTATTCCATTGAAAAAGATCCATTGGTATTTGATTTAAAAGGAACGGTTTACAATGCTGAAACGAATCAGGTGATTGCAAACTCCATGATTACATTAAAAGATATCCGTGGAGATAAAGAGCCATTCTTCTTGTTTACTGATGCAGATGGTAATTATTTTACTGCATTAGACGAAGGAATGGAACTGTATCTAAAAGCACAGAAAAATAAATTCTTTGGTGATGCAGGAAACGTAACCACTTTGGGATTAACAGAATCTGCGCATTTAGTAAAAGATTTCTTCTTATCTCCAATTCCTTCAGGCGATATTGTGATTCCAGGAATTGAGTACGATTTGGATAAAGCAACCTTACGTCCGGCTTCTAAAAAGATTTTGGATGACTTAGCTGACTTCTTGAACTTGAACAACAACTTAACGGTTGAGATTAATTCACATACAGATGAGCGTGGTGGAGATGCATATAATATGCGATTATCACAGGAGCGAGCAAAATCCTGTGTCGACTACTTAATCTCGAAAGGTATTGCTAAAGAACGATTGTTACCTCAAGGGTATGGAGAAACCAAATTGTTAATCCCTAAAGCAACTACTGAGGAAGAACACCAAAAGAACAGAAGAACTGCTTTCCGACCAATCAAAGAAGGAGATATCAGAACTACAAAATAA
- a CDS encoding YbjN domain-containing protein: MNIEETGKLIENSIAGLKLDVAASRGAKPGQWSIKIKDASVWIDVFDFSTTPGKFYLQVMSPLCAVPDKKKDEFAWDLLEINYKMYGSWMCKKENWIYVLSLRETAGLDQSEIDATLDRVGFYSSDYYSKLTFKYEGCWLPKAPGDITPGTPK; this comes from the coding sequence ATGAACATAGAAGAGACAGGAAAGCTGATAGAAAACAGTATAGCCGGATTAAAATTGGATGTAGCGGCTAGTCGCGGGGCAAAACCCGGACAATGGTCCATTAAGATTAAAGATGCAAGTGTTTGGATTGATGTATTTGATTTTTCAACCACTCCCGGAAAATTTTATTTACAAGTAATGAGCCCGTTGTGCGCAGTACCGGATAAAAAGAAAGATGAATTTGCATGGGATCTTTTGGAGATTAACTACAAGATGTATGGCTCTTGGATGTGTAAAAAAGAAAACTGGATTTATGTTTTGAGTTTGCGCGAAACAGCAGGATTAGATCAGTCGGAAATTGATGCTACTTTGGACAGAGTTGGATTTTATAGCAGCGACTATTATAGTAAACTAACATTTAAGTACGAAGGTTGCTGGTTGCCAAAAGCACCTGGTGATATTACACCAGGTACTCCTAAATAA
- a CDS encoding TonB-dependent receptor has product MNRILFTFTLILLSFQGVLAQTKVSGKILDQKKQPLPGVNVFIKDTYDGASTGADGTFSFTAADTGDVIIVCSFIGFEQIEKKIKLTSIDFTFNTTMKESLNELKVVTISAGTIEASDEKKTTVLKPLDIVTTAGAQGDIVGALKTLPGAQQVGESEGLFVRGGDGSETKTIIDGMVVNKPFFSAAPDIASRGRFSPFLFKGTVFSTGGYSAQYGQGMSSVLALETQDLPAQTSSTLAISSVGIGGGYNKLWKEKNMSVGFDLNYANLLPYFKLVKQTPEYTRAPQFSGGSLNFRKKTSTTGMLKFYGYFNLSDLGIKTLSIDSTNGFKNLFELNNSDVYTNLTYKERLGEKLLMNIGASYSTNVDNIRTWTDSIRSQSDMTQGRIVFSRGIGKLSMLRIGAEYQYTYDDVKIDGAASGYGYHIRNTIYDNYSAQFVEADIYITQKLVWRAGARGEHSTLEKEYVISPRTSVAYKVGEKSQLSLAYGQFYQKPDRTYLFYPQIPGYNKATHYIANIQRVDDFHTLRAEIYYKKYDNLTNLNDSTNSGYGYAQGLDVFWRDKKTIKGVDYWISYTYLETKRKYQNYPKEVTPPFAAKHTASLVFKKFFEKLNLSSGFTYTYASGRPYYNPNNPEFMSDRTIDYHSLGINGAYLRQIKNCFAVLAFSVTNTIGNEQIFGYRYSYDGKQSAAITPPAKRFFFVGLFLSFGQNRSKEVIDNNN; this is encoded by the coding sequence ATGAATCGTATTTTATTCACCTTTACATTGATTCTATTGAGTTTCCAAGGAGTATTGGCGCAAACCAAAGTTTCCGGCAAAATCCTCGACCAGAAAAAACAACCCCTACCCGGAGTGAACGTTTTTATAAAAGACACCTATGATGGTGCCTCTACCGGTGCGGATGGAACCTTCTCCTTCACCGCGGCAGATACTGGAGACGTTATCATCGTTTGCAGCTTCATCGGTTTTGAACAAATTGAAAAAAAGATCAAACTCACAAGCATCGATTTCACATTTAACACCACCATGAAGGAATCCTTAAACGAATTAAAAGTGGTGACCATCTCCGCAGGAACCATTGAAGCCAGCGATGAGAAAAAAACAACCGTATTAAAACCACTCGACATTGTTACCACTGCCGGTGCGCAAGGAGATATTGTGGGAGCTTTAAAAACATTACCGGGTGCACAACAAGTGGGTGAGTCGGAAGGACTCTTTGTGAGAGGTGGTGACGGAAGTGAAACAAAAACCATCATCGATGGAATGGTCGTAAATAAACCATTCTTCAGCGCTGCTCCCGATATCGCCTCGCGTGGACGCTTTTCTCCTTTCTTATTTAAAGGAACAGTTTTTAGTACCGGTGGATATTCGGCTCAATACGGACAAGGAATGTCATCGGTATTAGCATTGGAAACACAAGATTTACCAGCACAAACATCCTCTACTCTTGCTATTTCATCCGTAGGTATTGGTGGAGGTTATAATAAATTATGGAAGGAAAAAAACATGAGTGTTGGATTTGATTTGAACTATGCCAACCTACTACCTTATTTTAAATTAGTCAAACAAACTCCCGAATATACCAGAGCGCCACAATTTTCCGGTGGCTCTCTGAACTTCCGTAAAAAAACTTCTACCACCGGAATGCTCAAATTTTACGGGTATTTTAACCTTTCGGATTTAGGAATTAAAACACTCAGCATCGATAGCACCAACGGATTCAAAAATTTATTCGAATTAAATAACTCCGATGTATATACCAACCTTACCTATAAAGAACGTTTGGGTGAAAAGCTCTTAATGAACATTGGCGCATCTTACAGCACCAATGTGGATAACATACGCACCTGGACCGATTCCATCCGTTCACAAAGTGACATGACACAAGGACGAATTGTATTTAGCAGAGGCATCGGAAAATTATCCATGCTCCGCATCGGTGCAGAATACCAATACACCTATGACGATGTAAAAATTGATGGTGCAGCATCAGGTTATGGATACCATATCCGAAATACAATTTATGATAACTACTCTGCACAATTTGTAGAAGCAGATATTTACATTACACAAAAATTAGTGTGGCGTGCAGGTGCCCGTGGTGAGCATTCTACCTTAGAAAAAGAATATGTAATTTCTCCGCGTACTTCTGTTGCATATAAAGTGGGAGAAAAAAGTCAGCTCTCATTGGCGTACGGACAGTTTTATCAAAAACCGGACAGAACCTATTTGTTTTATCCGCAGATTCCCGGCTACAACAAAGCAACACATTACATCGCGAACATTCAGCGTGTGGATGATTTTCACACCTTGCGTGCCGAAATCTATTATAAAAAATACGATAATCTTACCAACCTAAACGATTCAACCAATTCAGGATATGGGTATGCACAAGGATTAGATGTTTTTTGGAGAGATAAAAAAACCATCAAAGGTGTAGATTATTGGATTTCGTATACCTATTTAGAAACAAAACGCAAATACCAAAACTATCCCAAAGAAGTGACACCACCATTTGCGGCAAAACATACAGCATCACTGGTATTCAAAAAGTTTTTTGAAAAATTAAACTTGAGCAGTGGATTCACCTACACCTATGCAAGCGGTCGACCATACTACAATCCAAACAACCCGGAATTTATGAGTGACCGAACCATTGATTATCATTCATTGGGAATCAATGGCGCCTACTTGCGACAAATAAAAAATTGTTTTGCAGTGTTAGCATTTTCAGTAACCAACACGATTGGCAATGAGCAAATTTTCGGATACCGCTACTCGTACGATGGAAAACAAAGTGCAGCAATAACGCCTCCTGCTAAACGCTTTTTCTTTGTAGGCTTATTTTTATCGTTTGGACAAAATCGTTCGAAAGAAGTAATCGATAATAACAATTAG
- a CDS encoding transcriptional regulator yields the protein MFKDLDPLLHSQLRLSIMSLLISVKEADFSFLKEKTGATAGNLSVQITKLAEAEYITVKKTFKDNYPQTSCIITKKGIKAFENYVESIQVYIKKN from the coding sequence ATGTTTAAAGATCTCGACCCCTTATTACATTCACAACTGCGCTTATCCATCATGAGTTTATTGATTAGCGTGAAGGAAGCAGACTTTAGTTTTCTGAAAGAAAAAACGGGCGCGACTGCCGGTAATTTAAGTGTACAAATCACCAAATTAGCCGAAGCAGAATACATTACTGTTAAAAAAACATTTAAAGATAATTATCCACAAACCAGTTGCATCATCACAAAAAAAGGAATCAAAGCATTTGAAAACTATGTAGAATCCATTCAAGTCTATATTAAAAAGAATTAG
- a CDS encoding 2TM domain-containing protein produces MENRDEHLWRIAKKRAGFKKHLASYIIVNGFLWAMWYFTQGHSEFAEMEHNDFPWPIWSTLGWGIGLAFNFFSAYMSDKETDVMKEYQKLKDREGR; encoded by the coding sequence ATGGAAAACAGAGACGAACACTTATGGCGTATCGCTAAAAAAAGAGCCGGTTTTAAAAAACATCTGGCTTCTTACATTATTGTAAACGGATTCCTCTGGGCGATGTGGTATTTCACACAAGGTCATAGTGAATTTGCTGAAATGGAACACAACGACTTCCCTTGGCCAATTTGGTCCACCCTTGGATGGGGAATCGGTTTAGCATTTAATTTCTTTAGCGCTTACATGAGTGATAAAGAAACAGATGTCATGAAAGAGTACCAAAAGTTAAAAGACAGAGAAGGCAGATAA
- a CDS encoding TonB-dependent receptor, whose product MLSGDAGRPEWSYIPVENIEQIEIIKGASSVLYGSSALSGVINVRSAYPRSTPKTIVNYSVGNYSYPKKPATNWYNESIPGFTNLNFLHSRIIKKNFDFVIGGNFNIDQGYIGPPPPQGPVPAFAQSVVGEIPTFSNKDMQEVRGRLNFNLRYRSKKFPGLSYGINGNGMLNKTNMVLAWSDDSLGLYKGYPGAVFLQNQKLFNLDPFLKFNKGNGISHSLVTRVFHSDNQITNNQSNSGTLYYGEYQLQRIFKNLDFTFTGGVVGSVSNSHAQLYVSSGSPDNKIVNASGYAQIDKKFWNILNISGGFRYEYFKMNNFNSVVAPIYRAGASLQVLKATYVRASYGQGFRYPTITERYISTKAGLFGVFPNPDLKPETSNNFEVGLKQGFKLGGIMGYLDVAGFYQRYENTIEYLFGQWQPSIALLGFKFVNTGNSQVRGVDMSMVFSSDEKNKKFGVTALLGYTYVEPITLTPDNVYAVDSAFGGAGKPLTYKNSSMDTTDNILKYRFKHLVKGDIEFRIFKFGVGFSYRYYSKMQNIDKAFEDLEELTQALTFVDDLKAINYWEKHSGYHVFDARLSYQASKKHKLSLVCSNVFNVDYSLRPMKIESPRTTALQYVLTF is encoded by the coding sequence TTGTTAAGCGGTGATGCCGGTCGTCCTGAGTGGAGTTATATTCCTGTAGAAAACATTGAACAAATAGAAATTATCAAAGGCGCTTCTTCTGTTTTATATGGTTCTTCGGCATTAAGTGGTGTTATCAATGTTCGTTCAGCTTATCCAAGAAGCACACCTAAAACAATTGTAAACTATTCTGTTGGGAATTATAGTTATCCCAAAAAGCCTGCGACCAATTGGTACAACGAATCCATTCCCGGATTTACCAACTTGAATTTTTTACACTCCCGTATCATCAAAAAGAATTTTGATTTTGTAATTGGTGGTAATTTTAATATCGATCAAGGATACATTGGTCCACCACCACCACAAGGACCAGTGCCTGCATTTGCTCAAAGTGTTGTTGGCGAAATTCCTACATTTTCGAACAAAGATATGCAGGAAGTCCGTGGACGATTAAATTTTAATTTGCGTTACCGTTCCAAAAAATTTCCAGGGTTGAGTTATGGTATCAACGGAAACGGGATGTTGAATAAAACGAATATGGTATTGGCATGGAGTGACGATTCGTTGGGCCTTTACAAAGGATATCCGGGAGCAGTGTTTTTGCAGAATCAAAAACTGTTTAACCTTGATCCGTTTCTTAAGTTCAATAAAGGGAATGGCATTAGCCATAGTTTGGTGACCCGTGTTTTTCATTCCGATAATCAGATAACAAATAACCAATCGAATTCCGGGACACTGTATTATGGTGAATACCAATTACAACGTATTTTTAAAAATTTAGATTTTACATTCACGGGTGGAGTGGTAGGAAGTGTTTCTAATTCACATGCGCAGCTGTATGTTTCGAGTGGATCACCCGACAATAAAATTGTAAATGCCAGTGGGTATGCGCAAATAGATAAAAAGTTCTGGAACATTTTAAACATTTCCGGTGGATTCCGATATGAGTATTTTAAAATGAATAATTTTAATAGTGTAGTTGCTCCAATATACAGGGCAGGTGCAAGCTTGCAAGTGTTAAAGGCAACGTATGTGCGTGCATCTTACGGACAAGGGTTTAGATATCCGACAATTACTGAGCGTTATATTTCTACGAAAGCCGGTTTGTTTGGAGTGTTTCCGAATCCGGATTTAAAACCGGAGACCAGCAATAATTTTGAAGTAGGTTTAAAGCAAGGATTTAAATTGGGTGGTATCATGGGATATTTAGATGTTGCCGGTTTCTATCAACGCTATGAAAATACAATTGAGTATTTATTCGGGCAATGGCAGCCTTCTATCGCTTTGTTGGGTTTTAAATTTGTAAATACAGGAAATTCGCAAGTGCGTGGAGTAGATATGTCGATGGTGTTTTCTTCTGATGAAAAAAACAAAAAATTTGGTGTGACTGCTTTGTTAGGTTATACGTATGTAGAACCTATAACCTTGACTCCTGATAATGTCTATGCTGTTGACAGCGCTTTTGGCGGTGCTGGAAAACCATTGACCTATAAAAATAGTAGCATGGATACTACGGATAATATTCTAAAGTATCGTTTCAAACATTTGGTCAAAGGTGATATTGAATTTAGAATTTTTAAATTTGGTGTTGGCTTTAGTTATCGTTACTATAGTAAAATGCAAAACATCGATAAAGCTTTTGAAGATTTGGAAGAGTTAACACAAGCACTAACATTTGTGGATGACTTAAAAGCAATTAATTATTGGGAAAAACATAGTGGGTATCATGTGTTTGATGCTCGACTAAGTTATCAGGCGAGTAAAAAACATAAGTTGTCCTTGGTGTGCAGCAATGTGTTTAATGTAGATTATTCGCTACGTCCAATGAAAATTGAATCACCGAGAACAACAGCATTGCAATATGTGTTGACGTTCTAA
- a CDS encoding carboxypeptidase-like regulatory domain-containing protein: MQNHKFLSLLFSLILFLGSVSAQETGILKGKISDANSKEYLPGATIRLVNNLTKGTVSDIDGNYSMVLDTGYHQLFCVFIGSVNDTFSVHIQTNAITEKNIALLTVTKFLETIVVSSGKFDQKLEEMTVSMEVIKPSLINNKNTTSVETALEQVPGLTIIDNDPQIRGGSGFTFGVGVALRLL; this comes from the coding sequence ATGCAAAATCATAAATTTCTTTCTTTATTATTCTCTCTAATTCTTTTTTTAGGTTCTGTTTCTGCTCAGGAAACAGGAATTTTAAAAGGGAAAATTTCCGATGCAAATTCGAAAGAATACCTGCCCGGTGCAACCATTCGATTGGTTAATAATTTGACCAAAGGAACCGTTTCAGATATTGACGGAAACTATTCGATGGTGTTGGATACGGGATACCATCAACTTTTTTGTGTATTTATTGGTTCGGTAAATGATACGTTTTCTGTTCACATTCAAACCAATGCAATTACAGAAAAAAACATTGCCTTATTAACGGTTACAAAGTTTTTAGAAACGATTGTTGTTTCATCCGGTAAGTTCGATCAGAAATTGGAAGAGATGACTGTATCGATGGAGGTAATCAAGCCTAGTTTAATTAATAATAAGAACACAACTTCCGTTGAAACAGCATTGGAACAAGTTCCCGGATTGACCATCATTGATAATGATCCACAAATTAGAGGAGGAAGTGGTTTTACATTTGGTGTAGGAGTCGCGTTGCGATTGTTGTAG
- a CDS encoding PCMD domain-containing protein, translating into MKKILTLLSITFATGMFAQTTIQNGDFELWENVGSATEEPTFFNSNRTGTDWATSGPQTCYRDASTFHGGLYSVRMETKTFVFAVVNGSVTTGIVNAPTTTKSDGYLGTMKNTDASDIRRMSFVGRPDSIVGWYKYTQGGAAEIGKVRAILHVGNYYDPETATSYHPDSSVNKIADALFLTPAANVTTWTRFAVAFNYVSTSNPAYIMINTTSSNDQNTSTSGSKLWLDDLAVVYNSSSITENSFNESNANVYAYDKTIYVDFIKGIKAPSTLSIYDITGKLVSTHVLSNNQLSTINVSQLNSGLYLYQLSGSEIQKSGKLFIK; encoded by the coding sequence ATGAAGAAAATACTTACACTCCTATCAATCACATTTGCAACCGGAATGTTTGCACAAACAACCATTCAAAACGGAGATTTTGAATTATGGGAAAATGTTGGTTCTGCAACAGAAGAACCTACCTTCTTTAATTCAAATAGAACTGGAACCGATTGGGCAACCAGTGGTCCTCAAACCTGTTACAGAGATGCGTCAACATTCCATGGCGGATTATATTCCGTTCGTATGGAAACCAAAACATTTGTTTTTGCAGTGGTAAATGGTTCAGTTACAACCGGAATTGTAAATGCTCCGACCACTACCAAATCGGATGGATATCTTGGTACCATGAAAAATACAGATGCTTCTGACATCAGACGTATGTCGTTTGTTGGTCGTCCGGATAGTATTGTTGGATGGTATAAATACACACAAGGTGGTGCTGCTGAAATTGGAAAAGTAAGAGCCATTTTACATGTTGGAAATTACTACGACCCAGAAACAGCTACATCGTATCATCCGGATTCGTCTGTAAATAAAATTGCGGATGCATTGTTTTTAACTCCTGCTGCGAATGTTACAACATGGACACGCTTCGCTGTTGCATTCAATTACGTGTCTACCAGTAACCCTGCATATATTATGATTAATACAACTTCTTCTAACGACCAAAATACATCTACATCCGGTAGTAAATTGTGGTTGGATGATTTAGCAGTTGTATATAATTCTTCCAGCATTACTGAAAATTCTTTCAACGAAAGCAATGCGAATGTGTATGCATACGATAAAACAATTTATGTTGATTTTATCAAAGGAATAAAAGCTCCATCCACATTATCTATTTATGATATTACCGGAAAATTGGTTTCTACACATGTGCTTTCAAACAATCAATTGAGCACCATTAATGTTTCCCAATTAAATTCAGGATTGTATCTCTATCAATTGAGTGGATCTGAAATTCAAAAATCAGGTAAATTGTTTATCAAGTAA
- the ispG gene encoding (E)-4-hydroxy-3-methylbut-2-enyl-diphosphate synthase has product MLMNTKLYCNSLTHYSRYKTRVVNIGDVPLGGDHPIRIQSMTTTDTMNTIATVEQSIRMIDAGCEYVRITAPSLKEAQNLEEIKKELKKRGYSTPLIADIHFTPNAAELAARIVEKVRVNPGNYADKKKFENIEYTDATYVEELDRIRTRFTPLVKICKEYGTAMRIGTNHGSLSDRILSRYGDTPLGMVESALEFLRICEDQNYYNIVLSMKASNPQVMVQAYRLLILKMQELNMNYPLHLGVTEAGEGEDGRIKSAVGIGTLLEDGIGDTVRVSLTEDPEFEIPVAKNLIERYSDRKNHSPIPEIIKLPYSPYDFSKRSSVEVGNLGGTNVPRVVADFSEKQKITPASLFAVGYNYSVPLDKWNLTDQACDYIFAGDNTIDFQIPGTLGLIYNASVWNNLKDKTRSYPLFSFSEFNSAKTKSDILNFVSIKINDLLPSSNLLMFASSNCVLVFETSNTHGMAEQRRMFLELLSKGVTVPVIIKRNYSKISEEEFQLHASTDFGALFLDGFGDGVWISQTDCTSPKNVNATAFGVLQATRTRISKTEYISCPSCGRTLFDLQETTAKIRSRTDHLKGVKIGIMGCIVNGPGEMADADYGYVGTGVDKITLYKGREVVERNVHSEKAVDALIELIKKHGDWVEKE; this is encoded by the coding sequence ATGCTTATGAATACTAAACTTTATTGCAATAGTTTAACGCACTATTCCAGATATAAAACACGAGTGGTGAATATCGGAGATGTACCATTGGGTGGCGACCATCCGATTCGGATTCAATCGATGACTACCACTGATACGATGAATACCATTGCAACAGTTGAACAAAGTATTCGTATGATTGATGCCGGATGTGAATATGTTCGCATCACCGCACCGAGTTTAAAAGAAGCACAAAATTTAGAAGAAATAAAAAAGGAATTAAAGAAGCGTGGTTATTCGACTCCTTTAATTGCAGATATTCATTTTACTCCGAATGCTGCTGAATTAGCAGCTCGCATTGTTGAAAAAGTGCGTGTGAATCCCGGAAACTATGCTGATAAAAAGAAATTTGAAAACATTGAGTATACAGATGCAACCTACGTTGAGGAATTAGATCGCATACGAACACGCTTTACACCATTAGTGAAAATTTGTAAAGAATACGGAACAGCCATGCGTATCGGAACCAATCATGGTTCACTGAGTGATCGTATTTTAAGTAGATATGGAGATACTCCGCTGGGAATGGTGGAAAGTGCGTTGGAGTTTTTGCGCATCTGTGAAGATCAAAATTATTACAACATCGTATTGTCGATGAAAGCCAGTAATCCTCAAGTGATGGTGCAGGCCTATCGTTTACTGATACTCAAAATGCAAGAGTTGAATATGAACTATCCTTTGCATTTAGGAGTGACTGAAGCGGGTGAAGGAGAAGATGGTAGAATTAAATCGGCTGTTGGAATTGGAACATTGCTGGAAGATGGCATTGGTGATACGGTTCGTGTTTCCTTAACAGAAGATCCGGAGTTTGAAATTCCTGTTGCGAAAAATTTAATAGAACGCTATTCGGACAGAAAAAATCATTCACCGATTCCTGAAATTATTAAACTTCCGTATTCACCTTACGATTTTTCAAAAAGAAGTTCAGTCGAAGTTGGAAATCTTGGTGGTACGAATGTTCCAAGAGTTGTTGCTGATTTCTCTGAAAAACAAAAAATTACTCCGGCTTCTTTATTTGCAGTCGGGTATAATTACTCTGTGCCACTTGATAAATGGAATTTGACCGATCAGGCCTGTGATTATATTTTTGCCGGAGACAATACAATCGATTTCCAGATTCCCGGAACGTTAGGGTTGATTTACAATGCAAGTGTTTGGAATAATTTAAAAGATAAAACAAGAAGTTATCCGTTGTTTAGTTTCAGTGAATTTAATTCTGCAAAGACTAAATCGGATATTTTAAATTTTGTTTCAATCAAGATAAACGATTTACTTCCTTCTTCTAATCTATTAATGTTCGCATCTTCCAATTGTGTTCTTGTTTTTGAAACATCCAATACTCATGGAATGGCTGAACAACGCAGAATGTTTTTAGAGTTGTTAAGCAAGGGTGTTACTGTCCCTGTTATCATCAAACGAAATTATTCAAAAATATCCGAAGAAGAATTTCAATTGCATGCTTCTACAGATTTTGGAGCCTTATTTCTGGATGGATTTGGTGATGGTGTTTGGATTTCTCAAACGGATTGCACTTCTCCTAAAAATGTAAATGCAACAGCTTTTGGTGTTTTGCAAGCAACACGTACACGTATCTCTAAAACAGAATATATTTCTTGCCCTTCTTGCGGTCGCACCCTTTTTGATTTACAAGAAACAACAGCAAAAATTCGAAGTCGCACCGATCATTTAAAAGGTGTGAAAATTGGAATCATGGGTTGTATTGTGAATGGTCCCGGGGAAATGGCAGATGCTGACTATGGCTACGTTGGAACCGGGGTTGATAAAATTACCTTATACAAGGGAAGGGAAGTTGTAGAGCGAAATGTACACTCAGAAAAAGCTGTCGATGCGTTGATAGAACTCATTAAAAAGCATGGCGACTGGGTAGAAAAGGAATAA